A single Tenacibaculum sp. Bg11-29 DNA region contains:
- a CDS encoding tetratricopeptide repeat-containing protein, whose product MCKHLFETLKNVEYLDQSLHFYERGYYVKQDYYNGINTAYLHITKAVNHKEKQADKLIICASYGQAIKIWKEIIG is encoded by the coding sequence ATATGTAAACATTTATTTGAAACGTTAAAAAATGTAGAATACTTAGACCAATCTCTGCACTTTTACGAAAGAGGTTACTACGTAAAACAAGATTATTATAACGGAATTAATACAGCATATCTACATATAACTAAGGCAGTAAATCATAAAGAAAAACAAGCGGATAAATTAATCATCTGTGCAAGTTATGGTCAGGCTATTAAAATTTGGAAAGAGATTATTGGCTAA
- the acs gene encoding acetate--CoA ligase, which translates to MSNYHIKHFEEYYQIYRKSVRSPEAFWEEIAEEHFVWRKKWDNVLSWDFKKPEVKWFEGGKLNITENCIDRHLATRGDKTAILFEPNDPKEAAEHISYRQLYHRVNKFANVLKAKGIKKGDRVCIYLPMIPELAISLLACARIGAIHSVVFAGFSSNALATRINDSDCKMVITSDGSYRGAKTIDLKGIVDEALEDCKCVETVLVVKRINTDIDMKEGRDEWLQPLLDEASDEIEVEVMNAEDPLFILYTSGSTGTPKGMVHTTAGYMIYSAYTFKNVFQYKENDVYWCTADIGWITGHSYIVYGPLANGATTVMFEGVPSYPDYGRFWEIVQKHKVTQFYTAPTAIRALAKEGVMNVEKYDLSSLKVLGTVGEPINEEAWHWYDDNIGKKKSPIVDTWWQTETGGIMITPIPFCTPTKPTYATLPFIGIQPTLMDEKGEEIKGNQVDGRLCIKFPWPSIARTIWGNHQRYKDTYFSAYENMYFTGDGALRDEVGYYRITGRVDDVIIVSGHNLGTAPIEDAINEHPAVSESAIVGFPHDIKGNALYGYVTLKETGEGRDHNNLRKEINQIITEQIGPIAKLDKVQFTKGLPKTRSGKIMRRILRKIASKDTSNLGDTSTLLNPECVQDIMDNVL; encoded by the coding sequence ATGAGTAATTATCACATAAAACATTTTGAAGAGTATTATCAAATATATAGAAAATCAGTCCGAAGTCCTGAAGCATTTTGGGAAGAAATAGCAGAAGAGCATTTTGTTTGGCGAAAAAAATGGGATAATGTTTTAAGTTGGGATTTTAAGAAACCTGAAGTAAAATGGTTTGAAGGAGGGAAATTAAATATTACAGAGAATTGTATAGATAGGCATTTAGCAACAAGAGGAGATAAAACAGCCATTTTGTTTGAGCCAAATGATCCAAAAGAAGCGGCTGAGCACATTTCTTATAGGCAATTATATCATCGTGTGAATAAATTTGCAAATGTTCTGAAAGCTAAAGGAATTAAAAAAGGAGACAGAGTTTGTATTTATCTGCCAATGATTCCAGAATTAGCCATTTCTTTATTAGCCTGTGCTCGGATAGGAGCAATACATTCTGTTGTGTTTGCAGGTTTTTCGTCTAATGCACTAGCAACAAGAATAAATGATTCAGACTGTAAAATGGTTATTACATCTGACGGATCATATAGAGGTGCTAAAACTATTGATTTAAAAGGAATTGTAGACGAAGCTTTAGAAGATTGTAAATGTGTGGAAACCGTTTTAGTGGTAAAACGTATTAATACTGATATTGATATGAAAGAAGGACGTGATGAATGGTTACAGCCTTTATTAGACGAAGCTTCAGATGAAATAGAGGTTGAAGTTATGAATGCTGAAGACCCCTTATTTATATTATATACTTCTGGCTCTACAGGAACACCTAAAGGAATGGTGCATACTACAGCAGGGTATATGATTTACAGTGCTTATACTTTTAAAAATGTTTTTCAATATAAAGAAAATGATGTTTACTGGTGTACTGCAGATATTGGTTGGATAACAGGACATAGCTATATTGTGTATGGTCCATTAGCAAATGGAGCAACAACTGTTATGTTTGAGGGTGTGCCAAGTTATCCAGATTATGGGCGCTTTTGGGAAATTGTGCAAAAACATAAAGTTACTCAATTTTATACAGCACCAACAGCTATTAGAGCATTGGCTAAAGAAGGAGTAATGAATGTTGAAAAGTATGATTTATCAAGTTTAAAGGTGCTAGGGACTGTTGGTGAACCTATTAATGAGGAAGCTTGGCACTGGTATGATGATAATATAGGTAAGAAAAAATCACCTATTGTTGATACCTGGTGGCAAACGGAAACAGGAGGTATTATGATAACACCGATTCCTTTTTGTACGCCAACAAAACCAACTTATGCAACATTACCATTCATTGGTATTCAGCCAACATTAATGGATGAGAAAGGTGAAGAAATAAAAGGAAATCAAGTTGACGGTCGTTTATGTATAAAATTCCCTTGGCCTAGTATAGCTAGAACTATTTGGGGAAATCATCAACGTTATAAAGATACTTACTTTTCTGCTTACGAGAATATGTACTTTACGGGTGATGGGGCGCTTAGAGATGAAGTAGGATATTATAGAATAACAGGGCGAGTTGATGATGTTATTATTGTTTCAGGACATAATTTAGGAACAGCACCTATAGAAGATGCTATTAATGAGCATCCAGCAGTTTCAGAAAGTGCAATTGTTGGGTTTCCACATGACATAAAAGGAAATGCGTTATATGGTTATGTTACTTTAAAAGAAACAGGAGAAGGTAGAGATCATAATAATTTGCGCAAAGAAATTAACCAGATTATAACCGAACAAATAGGGCCAATTGCAAAATTAGACAAGGTTCAATTTACAAAAGGATTGCCAAAAACACGTAGCGGAAAAATTATGAGACGTATTTTACGTAAAATAGCAAGTAAAGATACGAGTAACCTTGGAGATACAAGTACACTTTTAAATCCAGAATGTGTTCAGGATATAATGGATAATGTCTTGTAA
- a CDS encoding response regulator transcription factor, producing MKNKILIVDDEPNIVMTLEYAFKKKGFEVFIARDGSEALEILKNNIPKIVLLDIMMPNVDGYQTLKYIKETKSLEAMKVVFLTAKNKASDIEKGLSLGADKYLIKPFSVKKIVSEIMELVT from the coding sequence ATGAAGAACAAAATTTTAATAGTTGATGATGAGCCTAATATCGTAATGACTCTAGAGTATGCCTTTAAAAAGAAGGGGTTTGAAGTGTTCATTGCACGAGATGGTAGTGAAGCATTAGAGATATTAAAAAATAATATTCCAAAAATAGTATTGTTAGATATTATGATGCCAAATGTTGATGGATATCAAACATTAAAATATATTAAGGAAACAAAAAGTTTAGAGGCTATGAAGGTAGTTTTTTTAACCGCAAAAAATAAAGCTTCAGACATTGAAAAAGGGTTAAGTCTTGGAGCAGATAAATATTTAATAAAACCTTTTTCAGTAAAGAAAATAGTTTCAGAAATTATGGAACTTGTGACTTAA